From one Candidatus Thioglobus sp. NP1 genomic stretch:
- a CDS encoding MBL fold metallo-hydrolase, with amino-acid sequence MEQTFDSKNYSIDVLYHIGALENSIHFIFDKATKTCAIVDPAWEPNLFIEKIQESGYTLTDILVTHWHGDHTNAVDDIANMTGAKITAGINEIPHLNIENEVHAVSDGDTIKLGELNIKVIETAGHTAGGVCYLLDEHLIAGDTLFVYGVGICSLQGSNPITLFHSLKKLLSQVDDNIILLCGHNYGSEISTTIAEQKRANPFLLIEDEDTFVRYRMHVHDSTRKYPMSPMTLEEVNALL; translated from the coding sequence ATGGAACAAACATTCGACAGTAAAAATTATTCAATAGATGTGCTCTACCACATTGGTGCCCTTGAAAATTCAATTCATTTTATTTTCGATAAGGCAACTAAAACATGTGCAATAGTAGACCCTGCATGGGAACCTAATTTATTTATAGAAAAAATTCAGGAATCTGGATATACCTTAACTGACATCTTGGTAACTCATTGGCATGGTGATCATACTAATGCAGTGGATGATATAGCCAATATGACTGGTGCAAAAATAACTGCGGGCATAAACGAGATTCCACATCTAAATATTGAAAATGAAGTCCATGCTGTGTCTGATGGAGATACTATAAAGCTAGGTGAATTAAATATTAAAGTTATTGAAACAGCTGGTCACACTGCTGGAGGTGTTTGTTATCTTCTTGATGAGCACTTAATTGCTGGTGATACTTTATTTGTTTATGGTGTTGGTATTTGTAGTCTTCAGGGCTCTAATCCTATCACTTTATTTCATTCTCTCAAAAAATTGTTATCTCAAGTAGATGATAATATTATTTTGTTATGTGGGCACAACTATGGGTCAGAAATATCAACTACAATCGCAGAACAAAAAAGGGCTAATCCGTTTTTATTAATTGAAGATGAAGACACGTTTGTTCGTTATCGCATGCACGTTCATGACTCAACAAGAAAATATCCAATGTCCCCTATGACATTAGAAGAGGTCAACGCCTTGTTATGA
- a CDS encoding nuclear transport factor 2 family protein produces the protein MSISNSNTSTKEAGITSDLLAKITNAYNQNDIDKVMSFFAEDALFDHAAGPNINGTRFSGLDNIRKIFEGLFNNVESVQWTPIDTRISGDKAYCEFHRLAKLKSGEIQDFLSIDILTFRDGLIIHKDTFYKNRTN, from the coding sequence ATGTCAATCTCCAATTCAAATACATCAACAAAAGAGGCAGGAATAACTTCTGACCTGCTTGCTAAAATTACTAATGCCTACAATCAAAATGATATTGATAAAGTAATGTCATTTTTTGCAGAAGATGCACTATTCGACCATGCAGCAGGACCTAATATTAATGGTACTCGGTTTTCTGGTTTGGATAATATCAGAAAAATATTCGAGGGACTATTTAATAATGTTGAGAGTGTCCAATGGACCCCAATTGACACCCGGATTTCTGGCGACAAAGCTTATTGTGAATTTCATCGACTTGCAAAACTCAAATCTGGTGAAATTCAAGACTTTTTGAGCATTGATATCTTGACATTCCGTGATGGACTAATTATCCACAAAGATACTTTTTATAAAAATAGAACTAACTAA
- a CDS encoding alpha/beta hydrolase: MTRTKPIDPILEKGYNVRLLVDDFDGLINKWTKRSAAFRATVDSSIDCQYGSGEKDKLDIFRCGQDNAPLFIFIHGGYWQRGDKSFYSFVAESFVKSGIDVALIGYQLCPDASMTNIVEKIQEAIIWLWRNADKHSISKNRINVSGHSAGGHITGMILATDWQKIANDLPQDIVKTGIPISGLYQLDPIRETTIGDALGLDDNESLELSPHFFEPKTDAPILVTLGGAETPEFHWQTNQFVEKWKDHDAPLDYHAEPDVDHFGVVERLASKDSEIFIKVKDWLI, encoded by the coding sequence ATGACAAGAACTAAACCCATTGACCCAATATTAGAAAAGGGTTACAACGTCAGATTATTAGTTGATGATTTTGATGGACTTATTAATAAATGGACTAAAAGAAGTGCAGCTTTCAGAGCTACTGTAGATTCATCAATTGATTGTCAATATGGAAGTGGTGAAAAAGATAAGCTAGATATTTTTCGTTGTGGACAAGATAATGCCCCCCTATTCATTTTTATTCATGGCGGGTACTGGCAGCGAGGTGATAAATCATTCTATAGCTTTGTAGCTGAGTCATTTGTAAAGTCAGGAATCGATGTTGCTCTTATAGGTTATCAACTATGCCCAGATGCAAGCATGACCAATATTGTTGAAAAAATACAAGAGGCTATCATTTGGTTGTGGCGAAATGCTGATAAGCACTCAATTTCAAAAAATCGAATTAATGTCTCTGGTCACTCAGCTGGTGGTCATATTACAGGTATGATTCTTGCAACGGACTGGCAAAAAATAGCTAATGACCTTCCTCAGGATATAGTAAAAACTGGCATACCAATAAGTGGACTTTATCAACTTGATCCTATTAGAGAAACAACAATTGGTGATGCTCTGGGCTTAGATGACAATGAAAGCCTTGAATTAAGCCCACATTTCTTTGAACCAAAAACAGATGCTCCAATTCTCGTAACTCTTGGTGGTGCAGAGACGCCTGAATTCCATTGGCAAACCAATCAATTTGTTGAAAAATGGAAAGATCATGATGCTCCTCTTGATTATCATGCAGAGCCTGATGTAGATCACTTTGGTGTGGTTGAGAGACTTGCCAGTAAAGACTCTGAAATTTTCATAAAGGTAAAGGATTGGCTAATTTAA
- the cysC gene encoding adenylyl-sulfate kinase, with protein sequence MKSTNIIYHQATVTRQRRNKLNNHRSIVLWFTGLSGSGKSTLAHSLEERLFQRGCSTFVLDGDNVRHGLNSNLDFSEVGRTENIRRISEVSKLMLESGLIVMTAFISPFSKDRNEARKLITSDDFVEIYCKASLQKCESRDVKGLYKRARAGEIKNYTGIDSPYEIPQNPELIIDTENQGLEDSVSTILEFLELNGIIK encoded by the coding sequence ATGAAAAGCACTAATATAATTTATCATCAGGCAACAGTCACTCGCCAAAGACGGAATAAATTAAACAATCATCGTTCAATTGTTCTCTGGTTTACTGGACTTTCTGGATCTGGTAAGTCGACTCTGGCCCACTCATTAGAAGAAAGACTATTTCAAAGGGGTTGTAGCACTTTTGTCCTAGATGGTGACAATGTTCGTCATGGTTTGAACTCAAACCTTGATTTTAGTGAAGTTGGTAGAACTGAAAATATTCGCAGAATAAGTGAAGTTAGTAAGCTGATGTTAGAGTCTGGCTTAATTGTAATGACTGCTTTTATAAGTCCATTTAGCAAGGATCGAAATGAAGCAAGAAAATTAATTACAAGTGATGATTTTGTAGAAATCTACTGCAAAGCTAGTTTGCAAAAATGTGAATCTAGAGATGTTAAAGGTTTATACAAAAGAGCAAGAGCTGGAGAAATTAAAAATTATACGGGTATTGACTCTCCATATGAGATTCCCCAAAATCCAGAGTTAATTATTGATACAGAAAATCAAGGCCTAGAGGATTCAGTGTCAACTATTCTAGAATTTTTGGAATTAAATGGAATAATTAAATAG
- a CDS encoding tetratricopeptide repeat protein — protein sequence MKNQDPPHEFLEPIIDNFNKGKLNKALSDSNKILEKFPYSIVLHNISGACNAGLMEFDAAITSYREALRIKPDYADAYYNMGIAFKDKGDLESAIESYKEALKIKPNYAAAHYNIGNVLKNRGDLESAIDSYKEALKINPDYAEAYFNIGNILKNQDDLELAIESYKKALKIKPNYADAYYNLGIALKDVGDLEAAIESYKSSLNIEPKSYDAYFNMGIALNDVGDLEEAIVSYKEALKIKPDYAEAYYQIGVSLKGKGDLEDAIASYKKALKIKPKNAPALSQAHYLAIVMSDWSYAKTLEKNLSIGLLEGNLSVYGLLSLDDNPSMHHRRSTELVKSDYKFRPIFNSRPIKKSNHIKVGYFSSYFRQHPVSMLSIEMLELADKENFETYAFHYGPNIQDKYNQRITSTFNHFINVSHMSDKEIANLALELEIDIAIEFNGFMKDERVGILAYHPAPIQINYLAYPGTMGADFYDYIIADKIIIPEEQKRNYSENIIYLPSCYMPQDSSRQISNKLITRQECNLPEDGFVFCCFNHSFKITPKEFDIWMRLLSKIDGSVLWLIKSNKSSEDNLKSEAKKRGVEPNRLIFADKIAVEEHLARQRLADLFLDTFNFNAHTTASDALWAGLPVLTKIGKGFAARVAGSLLTSLEVPELITNSEKEYEALALNLASNPEKLATIKKKLADKRTTAPLFDTKTYTKNLEKAYTQAFERYTNGLPPQEFEVL from the coding sequence ATGAAAAATCAAGATCCTCCTCATGAATTTTTGGAGCCCATCATTGATAACTTTAATAAAGGAAAATTAAATAAAGCTCTCTCTGACTCTAATAAAATACTGGAAAAATTTCCATACTCAATCGTCCTTCATAATATTTCTGGAGCTTGTAATGCGGGTTTAATGGAATTTGATGCCGCCATTACTAGTTATCGAGAGGCTTTAAGAATTAAACCTGACTATGCTGATGCTTATTACAATATGGGTATTGCATTTAAAGATAAAGGTGATTTAGAATCAGCTATTGAAAGTTATAAAGAGGCTTTAAAGATTAAACCTAACTATGCAGCTGCTCATTACAATATTGGAAATGTCTTAAAAAATCGAGGTGATTTAGAATCTGCTATTGATAGTTATAAAGAGGCTTTAAAGATAAATCCTGATTATGCTGAGGCTTATTTCAATATTGGTAATATTTTAAAGAATCAAGATGATTTAGAGTTAGCCATTGAAAGTTATAAAAAGGCTCTAAAGATAAAACCTAACTATGCTGATGCATATTACAATTTGGGTATTGCATTAAAAGATGTTGGTGATTTAGAGGCAGCTATTGAAAGTTATAAAAGTTCCTTAAATATAGAGCCCAAATCTTATGATGCTTATTTTAATATGGGTATTGCCCTAAATGACGTTGGTGACTTAGAAGAAGCTATTGTAAGTTATAAGGAGGCTTTAAAGATAAAACCTGATTATGCCGAAGCTTATTACCAAATAGGAGTTTCACTAAAGGGGAAAGGTGATTTAGAAGATGCTATTGCAAGTTATAAAAAGGCTCTAAAGATAAAACCTAAAAATGCTCCAGCCTTATCTCAAGCTCACTATTTAGCAATAGTAATGTCAGACTGGTCATACGCCAAAACCTTAGAAAAAAATCTATCTATAGGTTTACTTGAGGGAAATTTATCAGTTTATGGACTTTTATCCTTAGATGATAATCCCTCAATGCATCATAGAAGATCAACTGAATTAGTAAAAAGTGACTACAAATTCAGACCTATATTTAATTCTAGACCTATTAAGAAATCTAATCACATTAAGGTTGGTTATTTTTCAAGCTATTTTAGACAACACCCAGTATCAATGCTAAGCATCGAGATGTTGGAGTTAGCAGATAAGGAAAATTTTGAAACTTATGCCTTCCATTATGGCCCGAATATTCAGGATAAATATAATCAAAGGATTACTTCCACTTTTAATCATTTCATAAATGTTTCTCATATGTCAGATAAGGAGATTGCTAACTTAGCTTTGGAACTTGAAATTGATATTGCGATTGAATTTAATGGATTCATGAAAGATGAGAGAGTTGGTATACTAGCCTATCATCCAGCTCCAATTCAGATAAATTATTTAGCATACCCAGGCACTATGGGGGCTGATTTTTATGATTATATAATAGCTGATAAAATCATAATTCCAGAAGAACAAAAAAGGAATTATTCTGAAAATATTATTTATTTACCAAGTTGTTATATGCCTCAAGACAGCTCCAGACAGATTTCTAACAAATTAATAACTCGACAAGAGTGTAATTTACCGGAAGATGGTTTTGTTTTTTGTTGCTTTAATCATAGTTTCAAAATCACTCCAAAAGAATTTGATATTTGGATGCGGCTACTCAGCAAGATTGATGGGAGTGTCCTGTGGCTTATAAAATCAAATAAATCGTCTGAGGATAATTTAAAGAGTGAAGCAAAAAAACGTGGTGTTGAGCCTAATCGTTTAATTTTTGCCGATAAGATAGCAGTTGAAGAGCATTTAGCCAGACAGAGACTAGCTGATTTGTTTTTAGATACTTTTAATTTTAATGCGCATACAACAGCAAGTGATGCTTTATGGGCCGGCTTACCGGTTTTGACAAAAATTGGAAAAGGATTTGCAGCTAGAGTTGCTGGCAGTCTTCTTACTTCTCTTGAAGTACCTGAGCTTATTACAAATTCAGAAAAGGAGTATGAAGCGTTGGCACTTAACTTAGCTAGCAATCCTGAAAAGCTTGCAACAATCAAAAAGAAATTAGCTGATAAAAGAACTACAGCACCTCTATTTGATACTAAAACTTATACAAAGAATTTAGAAAAAGCCTATACTCAGGCTTTTGAAAGATACACAAATGGACTTCCACCACAAGAGTTTGAAGTATTATGA
- a CDS encoding sugar phosphate nucleotidyltransferase, translated as MNKLTVILPAAGKGSRLNLPYPKEILRVDKEKALIDNSFDLFSKLNRENVEFIVVISEEKTEIIKYLSKYKSQYNISFTYQNPNEIEYTGAIKSAKHLFGENNIVLLPDTILELSDGVDLISELQENLREKGFSFLFKPESNEKMLNTKGCLQLDKNNRVIDYEDKPSQNMDRFNGYWCAFAFKKEVFDECISFMEQSTLKLKKPNIVIEETNIFGSKVILVEEYKDLGTWEEVGKLLSKNYDS; from the coding sequence ATGAATAAGCTAACAGTTATCCTTCCTGCAGCTGGTAAGGGCTCCAGACTTAATTTGCCATATCCAAAAGAGATATTAAGGGTCGACAAAGAAAAGGCTTTGATTGATAATAGCTTTGACCTCTTTAGTAAATTGAATCGTGAGAATGTAGAATTTATAGTTGTTATAAGCGAAGAAAAAACAGAAATCATTAAGTATTTATCAAAATATAAATCTCAATATAATATCAGTTTTACATATCAAAACCCGAATGAGATTGAATACACTGGTGCGATTAAAAGCGCAAAGCATCTTTTTGGAGAAAATAATATTGTACTTCTACCTGACACGATCTTAGAATTATCAGATGGTGTTGATCTAATCAGCGAGCTTCAAGAAAATTTAAGGGAGAAGGGATTTTCTTTCCTATTTAAGCCAGAATCAAACGAAAAAATGCTTAATACTAAAGGGTGCTTGCAGCTAGATAAAAATAATAGAGTGATAGATTATGAGGATAAGCCCTCACAAAATATGGATAGATTTAATGGATACTGGTGTGCTTTTGCTTTTAAAAAAGAAGTTTTTGATGAGTGCATCTCATTTATGGAACAAAGCACCTTGAAGCTCAAAAAACCCAATATTGTCATTGAAGAAACAAATATATTTGGCAGCAAGGTTATTTTAGTAGAGGAATATAAAGATTTAGGGACATGGGAAGAAGTAGGGAAACTACTTTCTAAAAATTATGATAGTTAA
- a CDS encoding LLM class flavin-dependent oxidoreductase, with product MRFDFVPFFNPGENIPWNRVVKMMREQTNLAEQADFTTVWLTEHHFAHNGYLNAPPNPIMMSLDLASHSKKIRVGQAPIVLPDWHPLRVAEDIALLDNMTEGRVDFGVAKGINERVTLQFNKDADRRDNEKSYRLFMESLEVILKAWTKDPFSHKGEFYEFPVPGWKETNRFLMPLEKEYHSEKGEYTGMYIHPRPYQDPHPPVWLMSNSPHTYKLAAERGFKVIGMSSPPGKLESCWDAYANAESHDGAKYQRGDGVGVCTVIYVAETMEQADKDARAAINGYYEYLSGSRPEGSWTRKAYLDDDANPTDEDLNGEWFDFLMKYELIWVGDADYVAEKIDKLNKSIGLNHIMLLQQFPGFDYQKILKSMALFSERVMPRFNPDGV from the coding sequence ATGAGATTTGATTTTGTACCCTTCTTTAATCCAGGAGAAAATATTCCTTGGAATAGGGTTGTTAAAATGATGCGTGAGCAAACAAATTTAGCTGAGCAGGCTGATTTTACAACCGTTTGGCTTACTGAGCATCACTTTGCTCATAATGGCTATCTTAATGCTCCTCCAAACCCAATAATGATGTCTCTTGATCTAGCCTCTCACTCAAAAAAAATAAGAGTGGGACAGGCGCCTATTGTCCTTCCTGATTGGCATCCATTAAGGGTAGCAGAGGATATAGCACTTCTTGATAATATGACTGAGGGAAGAGTTGATTTTGGTGTCGCAAAAGGTATTAATGAGAGAGTGACACTGCAATTTAACAAAGATGCTGATCGAAGAGATAATGAAAAGAGTTATCGTTTATTTATGGAGTCCCTTGAGGTCATATTAAAAGCATGGACTAAGGATCCTTTTTCACACAAGGGTGAATTTTATGAGTTTCCTGTTCCTGGTTGGAAGGAAACAAATCGCTTCTTAATGCCTCTTGAAAAAGAGTATCACTCAGAAAAAGGAGAATATACTGGCATGTATATTCATCCTCGGCCTTATCAAGATCCTCATCCTCCAGTCTGGCTAATGTCTAATTCACCACACACTTATAAATTGGCTGCTGAAAGAGGCTTTAAGGTGATTGGTATGTCAAGCCCTCCAGGGAAACTTGAAAGTTGTTGGGATGCTTATGCCAATGCAGAATCACATGATGGGGCAAAATACCAAAGAGGAGATGGTGTTGGAGTATGCACTGTCATTTATGTTGCGGAAACAATGGAGCAGGCTGACAAAGATGCTAGAGCTGCAATCAATGGCTATTATGAATACCTAAGTGGCTCTAGGCCAGAAGGAAGTTGGACCCGAAAAGCCTATCTAGATGATGATGCCAATCCAACTGATGAAGACCTCAATGGAGAATGGTTTGATTTCCTTATGAAGTATGAATTGATATGGGTTGGTGATGCAGACTATGTTGCTGAGAAAATTGATAAGCTTAATAAATCAATTGGTCTCAATCATATTATGTTGCTTCAGCAATTCCCAGGATTTGACTATCAAAAAATACTCAAAAGCATGGCTCTATTCTCTGAGAGAGTTATGCCAAGGTTTAATCCAGATGGTGTTTAA
- a CDS encoding sulfotransferase: MKKQKKRSVSLQHAKNQQGPPREVIQSIIDSFSNGQKKEAIIAIEILTKDFPLEALLFNVCGSFYQSTGQLDLAVKKFEKALTLQPEYSEVHYNLGVTLRELGKIEEAISCYKNAILLKHAYPNAHYNLGNALITLKKYDDAIIHFSFAVAINPKFSQAYNNLGLAYKSLENDFEAGKNFDKALAINPGYAEAANHRGGIFQNTGDLEKAIEYYEKSLAINPKLADAHNNIGLTEKELNKTDSSIRSFEKALSVDPNYANAYYNLSQFNNYSFSEKQIKNMQSILQTDDMDQSNLVAINFALAAVNENSGNNDMFFNYLNEGNRIRKIDLNYSFNTSKKIISIIYKIFAERPNSIKKSLKNNDTSNKSPLFILGMPRSGTSLVEQILSSHQAVYGGGELSILMKLCLPLIEGKLSNEKHTNTYSEKDLILIREKYLDSLNQLNTSESIISDKTPANFQYIGIILSIFPNAKIIHLKRDPRATCWSIYKSKWSGNGYGFSYNMDDLVGYYGLYSKLMNFWHEKFPGKIYDICYEDLTTNQEYETRNLLEYCELDWDEKCLNFHKNKRAVKTASSMQVREKMYQGSSDAWRKYAGHIKPLIHGLEPYLKK, from the coding sequence ATGAAGAAACAAAAAAAAAGATCTGTTAGTTTACAACACGCCAAAAATCAACAAGGCCCTCCTAGAGAAGTTATTCAATCCATTATTGATAGCTTTTCAAATGGACAAAAAAAAGAGGCAATTATTGCAATAGAAATCCTAACTAAAGACTTTCCTTTAGAGGCATTACTATTCAATGTTTGCGGCTCTTTTTATCAATCCACTGGTCAACTTGATTTAGCTGTTAAAAAATTTGAGAAAGCACTAACCCTTCAACCAGAGTATTCAGAAGTTCATTATAATCTAGGTGTTACTCTACGTGAACTTGGCAAAATAGAAGAAGCTATTTCATGTTACAAGAATGCCATTCTTTTAAAGCATGCTTATCCAAATGCTCATTACAATCTCGGCAATGCTCTTATAACCTTGAAGAAATACGATGATGCTATTATACATTTTAGTTTTGCAGTAGCCATTAATCCTAAATTCTCGCAAGCATATAATAATTTAGGACTTGCATATAAAAGTCTTGAAAATGACTTTGAGGCTGGTAAAAACTTTGACAAAGCATTAGCCATTAATCCTGGTTATGCTGAAGCTGCTAATCATCGTGGTGGTATTTTTCAGAATACTGGTGATCTTGAAAAAGCTATCGAATATTATGAAAAATCACTGGCAATTAATCCAAAGCTAGCTGATGCTCATAATAATATTGGTCTTACTGAGAAAGAGTTAAATAAAACTGATAGCTCAATTAGATCTTTTGAAAAGGCTTTATCAGTAGATCCAAATTATGCAAATGCTTACTATAATTTAAGTCAATTTAATAATTATTCTTTTAGTGAAAAGCAGATTAAAAATATGCAATCAATTCTTCAGACTGATGACATGGATCAATCTAACTTAGTAGCTATAAACTTTGCATTAGCAGCTGTTAACGAAAATTCAGGAAATAATGACATGTTTTTTAATTACCTTAATGAGGGTAATCGAATACGAAAAATAGACCTAAATTATTCATTCAATACCTCTAAGAAAATAATTTCAATTATTTATAAAATATTTGCTGAAAGACCTAATTCTATTAAAAAGTCCTTGAAAAATAATGATACATCAAATAAAAGTCCTCTATTTATTCTTGGTATGCCCCGCTCTGGAACAAGTCTGGTTGAGCAGATTCTTTCCAGCCATCAAGCTGTTTATGGTGGAGGTGAGTTAAGCATTTTGATGAAGCTTTGCCTTCCTTTAATAGAGGGTAAACTTTCTAATGAAAAACATACAAATACTTATTCTGAAAAAGATCTTATACTAATTCGAGAAAAATACTTAGATTCTCTTAATCAATTAAATACTTCTGAGAGTATCATCTCGGATAAAACACCAGCAAATTTCCAATATATAGGGATTATTCTTTCCATATTTCCTAATGCAAAAATTATTCATCTAAAAAGGGATCCTAGAGCAACATGTTGGTCAATTTATAAGTCTAAATGGAGTGGAAATGGCTATGGATTTTCTTACAATATGGATGATTTAGTTGGTTATTACGGCTTGTACTCTAAGTTGATGAATTTTTGGCATGAAAAGTTCCCAGGAAAAATTTATGATATTTGCTATGAAGACTTAACAACTAACCAAGAATATGAGACTAGAAACTTATTGGAGTATTGTGAGTTAGATTGGGATGAGAAATGCCTTAATTTTCATAAAAATAAACGAGCTGTCAAAACGGCTAGTTCTATGCAAGTTAGGGAAAAAATGTACCAAGGAAGCTCAGATGCTTGGAGAAAATATGCAGGTCATATTAAACCTCTAATACATGGACTAGAGCCATACTTGAAAAAGTAG
- a CDS encoding glutathione S-transferase family protein, with protein MLEIWGRKNANQVIQVLWTLSELDIDYERHSIGTESGDLDTDDYKSLNPNSKIPTIRDNGFVLWESHTIIRYLARQYGFGNLYPEDPQKVAISDQWMTWSTDSFMGTFFPVFWQLVRTEESQRDYNKITEMAKQSAEVLKVLEGHLANNKFVAGDEFTYGDIPLGVLLHKYFVLDIKRPTMPGIEAWYQKLTERNPFKEHAMQPFGNSPDEFLELQTKGEKNL; from the coding sequence ATGCTAGAAATTTGGGGTAGAAAAAATGCTAATCAAGTTATACAGGTCCTTTGGACTCTCTCTGAGTTAGATATTGATTATGAAAGGCATTCTATAGGAACTGAATCAGGTGATCTAGATACAGATGATTATAAATCCCTTAATCCTAATTCAAAAATTCCTACTATTCGTGATAATGGTTTTGTATTGTGGGAATCACATACAATAATTCGCTATCTTGCAAGGCAGTATGGTTTTGGTAATCTTTATCCTGAGGATCCTCAAAAGGTGGCAATCTCTGATCAATGGATGACCTGGTCTACAGATAGCTTTATGGGAACTTTTTTTCCTGTTTTTTGGCAGCTTGTTCGAACTGAGGAATCACAAAGAGATTATAACAAAATTACTGAAATGGCAAAGCAGAGTGCTGAAGTACTGAAAGTGCTTGAGGGGCATCTAGCTAATAATAAATTTGTTGCTGGTGATGAGTTCACATATGGTGATATCCCTCTCGGCGTTTTACTACATAAGTACTTTGTACTTGATATTAAAAGACCAACAATGCCAGGGATCGAAGCATGGTATCAAAAACTAACCGAGAGAAATCCTTTCAAAGAACACGCAATGCAGCCATTTGGTAATTCACCTGATGAATTCTTGGAATTACAAACCAAAGGTGAGAAAAATTTATAA
- a CDS encoding cyclopropane-fatty-acyl-phospholipid synthase family protein, with amino-acid sequence MNGSLNIKSMNLYNNVDRIFNELNEIGKSDSDNLSIKDLTKFDQFHYHGTDAIDIAIDLLEINSNSKILDVGSGIGGPARYIASKTGAKVTAIELQSDQNNLASNLTNRCGLATKVNHLCGDILDYDFKGQKFDAVVSWLTLYHITNHKILLTKLNDLLNLNGFFYTEDITSRVDLSDAELKDIEKEIYGKHLPSFDKYISNLEHNGFSVVSSEDMSNSWTEFTKTRIKTYNSEKDRNIRVHGKEVFESLSSFYNFVGQNFSNGKLGGIRIVAKKDLN; translated from the coding sequence ATGAATGGCAGCTTAAATATCAAATCTATGAACCTTTACAATAATGTAGATAGGATATTTAATGAACTTAATGAAATAGGCAAATCAGATTCAGATAATCTATCAATTAAAGATTTAACGAAATTTGATCAATTTCACTATCATGGAACAGATGCAATTGATATTGCTATTGATTTACTTGAAATAAATAGTAATTCAAAAATATTAGACGTTGGCTCAGGTATCGGAGGACCAGCAAGGTACATTGCCAGCAAAACGGGTGCCAAAGTAACAGCGATTGAACTCCAATCAGATCAAAATAACTTAGCCAGTAACCTAACCAATAGATGTGGCCTAGCCACTAAAGTAAATCACCTTTGCGGAGACATACTTGATTATGATTTTAAGGGCCAAAAATTTGATGCTGTTGTTAGTTGGCTTACTTTGTATCATATAACAAATCATAAAATTTTATTAACAAAGCTAAATGATTTATTAAATCTAAATGGTTTTTTTTATACAGAAGATATAACTAGTAGGGTTGATTTAAGTGATGCTGAACTTAAAGATATTGAAAAAGAAATTTATGGAAAGCATCTCCCCTCTTTTGATAAATACATCTCAAACCTTGAGCATAATGGATTTAGTGTGGTTTCTAGTGAAGATATGTCAAATTCCTGGACAGAATTTACTAAAACTAGAATTAAAACCTATAATTCTGAAAAAGATAGAAATATAAGAGTGCATGGTAAAGAAGTTTTTGAAAGCTTGAGCTCATTCTACAATTTTGTTGGCCAAAATTTTTCTAATGGGAAGTTAGGAGGTATTAGGATTGTAGCAAAAAAAGACTTAAACTAA
- the nadD gene encoding nicotinate (nicotinamide) nucleotide adenylyltransferase has translation MIGVYGGSFDPIHLGHLKTAKFIKHELGLNRMLLLPCNQPVHRQPLHYTASQRLEILNLGLKDFSELEVDTSEIDRGGNSYMIDTLKNLKIKLNNESICLVIGMDSFVNFKTWKNWDEFSKIIHLIVLPREGEQPLVKGLETFEVSSDIKQIKSEANGLLYFSNTGMINISSTAVRGRISENQSLDKFLPKSVINYLNNL, from the coding sequence ATGATAGGAGTTTATGGCGGATCTTTTGATCCCATTCATTTGGGGCACCTTAAAACAGCAAAATTTATAAAACATGAACTTGGTCTCAACAGGATGCTTCTATTACCTTGCAATCAACCAGTTCATAGACAACCTCTTCATTACACAGCCTCTCAAAGACTTGAAATCCTAAATCTTGGGCTCAAAGATTTCTCTGAACTTGAAGTTGACACTAGTGAGATTGATCGAGGTGGAAACTCTTATATGATTGACACTCTTAAGAACTTAAAAATTAAACTTAATAATGAATCAATTTGTTTAGTGATTGGTATGGATAGCTTTGTTAATTTTAAAACATGGAAAAATTGGGATGAATTCTCTAAAATAATTCATTTGATTGTTCTGCCAAGAGAAGGCGAACAACCACTTGTAAAAGGTCTTGAAACTTTTGAGGTTAGTTCAGATATTAAGCAAATTAAATCTGAAGCAAATGGATTGTTATATTTTTCTAATACTGGAATGATAAATATTTCTTCAACTGCTGTTAGAGGTCGAATTTCTGAAAATCAAAGTCTTGATAAATTCTTGCCTAAATCCGTTATTAACTACCTAAATAATTTATGA